One genomic region from Rhizomicrobium palustre encodes:
- the mnmA gene encoding tRNA 2-thiouridine(34) synthase MnmA — protein sequence MMTAKHQRVVAAMSGGVDSSVTAALLQRAGHEVVGITLQLYSGVQQRKGACCAGQDIYDAKRVADKLGISHYVLDYEERFKKAVIEDFADSYARGETPIPCVRCNERVKFADLLQAARDLGADALATGHYVQRLDGPNGAEMHRAVDDSRDQSYFLFATTREQLSYLQFPLGGMTKPRVREIAAELGLVNAEKPDSQDICFVSTDYTDVVRRLQPLAGEPGDIVDEQGNVLGQHAGVMNFTVGQRKGLGLSGREEPLFVVQIDASNRRVVVGPRTSLAASRIVLQSVNWLADPSEAAECFVKIRSMRAPVPARVRATSTGAEVELAVPEEAVAPGQACVFYAGTKVLGGGWIARD from the coding sequence ATGATGACCGCAAAACACCAAAGGGTTGTGGCCGCCATGTCGGGCGGTGTGGATTCCTCGGTTACCGCAGCGCTGCTTCAGCGTGCGGGCCACGAGGTGGTGGGCATTACGCTGCAACTCTATTCTGGTGTCCAGCAGCGCAAAGGAGCCTGTTGCGCGGGACAAGATATATACGATGCCAAGCGCGTCGCTGATAAGCTTGGTATTTCCCATTATGTGCTCGATTACGAAGAGCGTTTCAAAAAAGCGGTTATTGAGGATTTTGCTGATAGCTATGCGCGCGGCGAGACACCGATCCCCTGCGTGCGCTGCAATGAGCGCGTAAAGTTCGCCGATCTTCTGCAGGCTGCACGCGATCTGGGTGCCGATGCGCTCGCCACCGGACATTATGTGCAACGGTTGGATGGTCCTAATGGCGCCGAAATGCATCGCGCCGTGGATGACAGCAGGGACCAAAGCTATTTCCTCTTCGCCACCACGCGTGAGCAGCTCTCCTATCTGCAATTCCCGCTAGGGGGCATGACGAAGCCGCGGGTGCGTGAGATCGCGGCCGAACTTGGTCTCGTTAACGCGGAAAAACCTGATAGCCAGGATATCTGTTTTGTTTCCACCGATTACACAGATGTCGTGCGGCGCCTGCAGCCTCTGGCTGGCGAGCCCGGGGACATTGTCGACGAACAGGGCAATGTCCTCGGACAGCATGCCGGTGTGATGAACTTCACGGTTGGTCAGCGAAAAGGACTTGGGCTGTCCGGCCGGGAAGAACCGCTATTTGTCGTCCAGATTGACGCCTCCAATCGCCGTGTCGTGGTGGGGCCACGTACATCCTTGGCGGCCAGCCGCATCGTCCTGCAGAGCGTGAATTGGCTTGCCGATCCGTCCGAGGCTGCCGAGTGCTTCGTCAAAATTCGTTCCATGCGGGCACCCGTTCCGGCCCGAGTTCGCGCTACCAGTACGGGTGCGGAGGTCGAACTTGCTGTCCCTGAAGAAGCGGTCGCTCCGGGCCAAGCCTGCGTCTTTTATGCTGGGACCAAGGTTCTTGGCGGCGGGTGGATTGCGCGCGACTGA
- a CDS encoding flagellin, with protein sequence MSVDRVASNSQTNYMLTQIAKANSRLQDSETQLSSGKVSTTYAGIGDKTAALEGARVAGQRADAYKASTQLAITQTDLQDTQLTSLSGLAAQLSKAIQSATANSDGTDLMNQANSIFQQAASILNSTDANGSYIYGGSLTDRKPFTATKLSDLASGSVSSFFQNDTNKKTVQTGDGQTETIGVLASDVGTDLMKALQTLYNLDGGTGSYSAKLTATQTTALTNTALPDATTANSKLNSLTALNGDTYNNLKSAVTTQQTMSNLYSGFVSDIEDVDMAKALTNLSSNQVALQAVLSVTAKLNNLSLLDYMPTR encoded by the coding sequence ATGTCAGTCGATCGCGTAGCGTCAAACAGCCAAACGAACTACATGCTGACGCAGATTGCGAAGGCAAATAGCAGGCTTCAGGATTCGGAAACACAGCTGTCTTCGGGCAAGGTGTCCACCACCTATGCCGGGATCGGCGATAAGACGGCGGCGCTTGAAGGTGCTCGCGTCGCGGGCCAGCGAGCCGATGCATACAAGGCGTCGACCCAGCTCGCCATCACCCAGACTGATCTGCAAGACACGCAGCTTACGTCGCTTTCCGGGCTCGCGGCCCAGCTCTCAAAGGCTATTCAGAGTGCCACGGCCAATTCGGATGGCACGGACCTGATGAACCAAGCCAACAGCATTTTCCAGCAGGCAGCCTCCATCCTGAACAGCACCGACGCAAACGGCAGCTATATTTACGGCGGATCTTTGACTGATCGTAAGCCGTTCACGGCGACGAAGCTGTCCGACCTTGCCTCCGGAAGCGTGTCCTCCTTTTTCCAGAACGACACCAACAAGAAGACGGTCCAAACCGGTGATGGCCAAACCGAAACCATCGGGGTGTTAGCATCGGATGTTGGCACCGATCTAATGAAGGCTCTGCAGACGCTGTACAATCTCGACGGCGGCACGGGTTCCTATTCGGCCAAACTAACCGCAACCCAGACCACCGCGCTCACCAATACCGCTCTGCCAGACGCCACTACCGCGAACTCTAAGCTCAACTCGCTCACTGCGTTAAATGGCGACACTTACAACAATCTAAAGTCGGCGGTTACCACACAGCAAACCATGTCCAACCTCTATTCTGGTTTTGTATCTGATATCGAGGATGTGGATATGGCTAAGGCGCTTACCAATTTGTCCTCTAACCAGGTCGCGCTACAAGCGGTGCTGAGCGTAACGGCGAAATTGAACAATCTCTCCCTGCTCGACTATATGCCGACACGATAG
- the flgK gene encoding flagellar hook-associated protein FlgK, producing the protein MGLNGILSGALTSLQANTTAMKVVSQNISNLNTQNYARRVVDFSPLGAAGAPVGVTIQDIRRVSDQYLAQEALSATSASNQYDVQTTTFNQINSLLGSPGDGQALTTKLQGVFSALNSAQLSSTSSVSQGAVVNKMKSLASSISSLSSQLDNLANQADGQLTTAVSQANTLIKQIYDYNQLIKTASVHGNSDTVYLDQRASALNSLAQMMDLRVAPQDDGSVLVTTQDGMNLVSDSYASLSYAGGKNGVYGTIQAQDTNGATGNPIGSVQSLDSHLTSGSMRGLIDMRDTTIAGLKNELGSFAKTVANSFNAVHNENSAYPAPSTMDGRDTGLLASDSLNFSGKTTITLTDSSGAAVGSAAIDFGAGTITTGAGTFNFTNSIGSFTNNLNSALSSVSPGASASFADGQLSLDGGAHGLVITNPVSATPGQRGGTNFSQFFGLNDVFSTSLPSISATGMSGSDALNLASNGTIDLVLKNASGDIASKVSVNITAGMTVNQALTAINTALGSSGSLSLNADGSVSTALSSKLTSGGYQLQVASDTTSRGTTGVSFSQLFGIGANTLGQQSVNFSVKDAVLSDPSRLALCRPATTGTQIISPGDTKGLLALQALTTSKQSFDKAGTLAAQTASLGDYASGMYQDIATKSADAASNKTTQADRLTEAQNRMANQSGVNLDEELSNMIIYQRSYSASARLLNTVSDLYDVLLSIK; encoded by the coding sequence GTGGGACTGAACGGAATATTGTCAGGTGCGCTGACCTCGTTGCAGGCCAATACGACTGCAATGAAGGTGGTGTCGCAGAATATCTCCAACCTCAACACGCAGAACTATGCGCGGCGGGTGGTGGATTTTTCCCCGCTGGGTGCGGCAGGCGCGCCGGTTGGTGTTACCATCCAGGATATTCGCCGGGTTAGTGATCAGTACTTGGCGCAGGAGGCCCTCTCCGCTACCTCGGCCTCCAACCAATATGATGTGCAGACCACAACATTCAATCAGATCAATTCGCTTTTGGGATCGCCCGGCGACGGTCAGGCTCTCACCACGAAATTGCAGGGTGTCTTTTCGGCGTTGAACTCCGCCCAATTGTCTTCGACCTCGTCGGTCAGCCAGGGCGCCGTGGTCAACAAGATGAAGTCGCTGGCGTCGTCGATTTCCTCGCTCTCTTCTCAGTTGGACAATCTTGCCAATCAGGCGGATGGCCAGTTGACAACGGCGGTTAGCCAAGCCAACACGCTGATCAAGCAGATCTACGACTATAACCAGCTCATTAAGACCGCGAGTGTCCACGGCAATTCGGACACGGTCTATCTTGATCAGCGCGCTTCGGCTCTCAACAGCCTTGCGCAGATGATGGATCTTCGGGTTGCGCCTCAGGATGACGGCTCTGTCCTGGTCACAACGCAAGATGGCATGAACCTCGTTTCCGACTCTTATGCCTCGCTGTCCTATGCCGGTGGCAAGAACGGAGTTTATGGTACCATCCAGGCGCAAGACACTAACGGAGCAACGGGAAATCCCATTGGTTCTGTTCAGTCCCTGGATTCCCACCTCACATCTGGCTCGATGCGAGGTCTTATCGATATGCGCGATACGACCATTGCTGGTTTAAAGAACGAGCTAGGGTCTTTCGCAAAAACGGTCGCAAACTCGTTCAACGCTGTGCACAACGAGAACAGTGCTTATCCGGCGCCAAGTACCATGGATGGGCGCGATACCGGGTTGCTGGCTAGCGATTCCCTAAATTTCTCCGGGAAGACCACCATTACCCTCACCGATTCCAGTGGGGCTGCGGTGGGTTCGGCTGCGATCGATTTTGGTGCGGGCACGATCACCACAGGTGCAGGCACGTTCAATTTCACCAATTCGATCGGCAGCTTCACCAATAATCTGAATTCGGCGCTATCTTCGGTTTCGCCGGGCGCTTCGGCGAGCTTTGCCGATGGGCAGCTGTCGCTCGATGGCGGCGCCCATGGTCTTGTCATAACCAACCCCGTGAGTGCCACACCGGGACAACGGGGCGGCACCAACTTCTCGCAGTTCTTTGGCCTCAACGATGTCTTCTCGACCTCACTCCCCAGTATATCCGCAACGGGGATGTCCGGTTCAGATGCGCTCAATCTTGCATCTAATGGGACTATCGATCTGGTCCTGAAGAACGCGTCCGGCGACATCGCCAGCAAGGTGAGTGTCAACATCACCGCCGGCATGACAGTTAATCAGGCTTTAACTGCGATCAACACGGCTCTGGGTAGCTCGGGATCGCTGAGCCTGAATGCGGATGGATCCGTTTCAACGGCCTTATCCTCGAAGCTGACTAGCGGGGGGTATCAGCTTCAGGTCGCGTCGGATACGACTTCGCGCGGAACCACCGGCGTCAGCTTCAGCCAGCTCTTTGGCATCGGCGCGAATACGCTGGGCCAGCAGTCGGTCAACTTTTCCGTCAAAGATGCGGTTCTCTCGGATCCCTCTCGCCTTGCGCTCTGCAGGCCGGCGACCACCGGGACGCAGATCATTTCTCCTGGTGACACCAAGGGTCTCCTGGCGCTGCAGGCTTTGACCACATCAAAGCAAAGTTTTGATAAGGCAGGGACCCTTGCTGCCCAAACCGCGTCGCTCGGCGATTACGCGAGCGGCATGTATCAGGACATTGCGACCAAATCTGCAGATGCCGCGAGCAACAAGACGACCCAAGCAGACCGGCTCACAGAGGCACAAAATCGGATGGCGAACCAATCTGGGGTCAATTTGGACGAAGAACTGTCCAACATGATCATCTATCAACGCTCCTACAGCGCGAGCGCAAGACTGTTGAATACGGTGAGCGATCTTTACGACGTTCTCCTGAGCATTAAGTGA
- a CDS encoding flagellar hook-length control protein FliK, with amino-acid sequence MVDVANVNQMTSPALPAAATDVSTSDAGFAALLQQLSQSTDMTEGTQPDGPGMPLTSAMTLVQNSIGAAPYNYKADLRAPVTASTFTGTVGQDGMQSDTDAQAPVVTKQPTDALYLVAAAAGQVPTIAPSIPGATNAVPDLAQSQSAVGTTPETAKEDGSVELQGGNADQVTAKRPTAQLDTKPQASSVVVPSQQTDVREELSSVATNTATQVSGRNTTRPEQASSVPETFIPVTRTAQSVAEDMPPTVKANQAANVQVDQKQASSAPLSEPSAPQAPTTQATAVANMAVPTQSASTQPKKISDEKLEPTVVKVNIQGPALGQPAKAAPRVATYRTAVRSAPEAAKADAPQDKAQDSEKTTPAITPENSAMVIPPQMAPVAAPAVMMTASTVMATATRTPAPAASEGTVQANNIGSPSTKATTAAAAESKAKTSAGPQPRNNGTATNSDEPEQSTLSATSSNPGDKFSSDQDQKVTAPAPHSQGNSSAVAVEKAAAPAQSQPPSSDAVLVQAQQSALPNTPIETNKLTADVQVSAQHHDAEAVSSFDKIGLTIAAHSSEGKHQFDIRLDPAELGRVHVHLAVDEEGQAQATLVADNPKTLELLQRDSSNLNRTLQDAGLNLSQSSLNFSLREQYRQNDNSGGQGRSRNLSAQAVLSADAPQSRSSQGSYAPNSVRLDIRV; translated from the coding sequence GTGGTGGATGTCGCAAACGTAAACCAAATGACCTCTCCGGCTCTGCCGGCTGCGGCGACGGATGTCTCCACATCCGACGCGGGGTTTGCTGCATTGCTGCAGCAGCTGAGCCAAAGCACGGATATGACCGAAGGCACCCAGCCGGATGGGCCGGGCATGCCGCTCACCAGCGCAATGACCCTGGTTCAGAACTCAATTGGCGCGGCCCCCTATAATTATAAGGCGGACCTGCGCGCGCCCGTTACGGCCAGCACTTTCACAGGAACAGTTGGCCAAGATGGCATGCAGTCCGATACGGACGCGCAAGCGCCTGTGGTGACCAAGCAGCCCACCGATGCTCTTTATCTTGTAGCAGCCGCTGCGGGCCAAGTGCCCACAATCGCACCCTCCATTCCTGGTGCGACGAACGCGGTGCCTGACTTAGCGCAAAGCCAAAGTGCCGTTGGAACGACGCCGGAGACGGCGAAAGAAGATGGGAGCGTTGAGCTTCAGGGCGGCAATGCCGATCAAGTCACAGCCAAACGTCCGACTGCGCAGCTGGACACGAAACCTCAAGCCAGCTCTGTCGTGGTTCCCTCGCAGCAGACGGATGTCCGCGAAGAACTCTCTTCCGTTGCAACCAACACAGCTACTCAAGTGTCAGGCCGCAATACCACGCGCCCGGAACAAGCCTCTTCCGTCCCCGAGACGTTCATTCCGGTGACACGTACGGCTCAGTCTGTCGCGGAAGACATGCCGCCTACGGTGAAGGCTAACCAGGCCGCGAACGTTCAGGTCGATCAAAAGCAGGCGTCATCTGCCCCCCTGAGCGAACCTTCGGCACCGCAAGCCCCCACGACGCAAGCTACAGCCGTTGCGAACATGGCGGTTCCCACGCAATCAGCCAGTACGCAACCCAAGAAAATCAGCGACGAGAAGCTGGAGCCGACGGTTGTCAAGGTGAATATCCAGGGCCCGGCGCTCGGACAGCCTGCGAAGGCGGCGCCACGCGTGGCCACCTATCGCACCGCAGTCCGCTCCGCTCCAGAGGCGGCGAAGGCCGACGCCCCGCAAGATAAGGCGCAGGATAGCGAGAAAACCACACCCGCCATTACTCCCGAGAATTCGGCAATGGTAATTCCGCCCCAGATGGCGCCTGTTGCTGCCCCGGCGGTCATGATGACGGCGTCGACCGTCATGGCGACGGCCACAAGAACACCGGCACCAGCAGCTTCGGAAGGTACCGTCCAAGCTAACAACATCGGCTCGCCCTCAACGAAGGCCACCACGGCGGCCGCGGCAGAGAGCAAGGCGAAGACCAGCGCGGGCCCCCAGCCCCGCAACAATGGGACTGCGACGAATTCGGACGAACCCGAACAGAGCACGCTTTCCGCCACAAGCAGCAATCCGGGTGACAAGTTCTCATCTGACCAGGACCAGAAGGTTACGGCCCCCGCGCCGCATTCTCAGGGGAACAGCTCAGCAGTGGCCGTCGAGAAGGCGGCCGCGCCGGCACAGTCCCAGCCCCCATCGAGCGACGCCGTGCTTGTGCAAGCCCAGCAATCTGCTCTGCCAAACACGCCTATCGAGACAAATAAGCTCACGGCCGATGTTCAGGTCTCTGCCCAGCATCACGATGCTGAAGCTGTCTCCAGCTTCGACAAGATCGGGCTGACCATCGCGGCACATTCCAGTGAGGGCAAGCATCAGTTTGATATTCGGCTTGATCCTGCCGAGCTCGGCCGTGTCCATGTTCACCTCGCGGTGGATGAGGAAGGCCAGGCTCAGGCGACCTTGGTTGCCGATAATCCGAAAACGCTCGAACTTTTGCAGCGCGACTCATCGAACCTGAACCGCACGCTGCAGGATGCAGGCCTCAATCTCTCGCAAAGCAGCTTAAACTTCTCGCTGCGCGAACAGTACCGCCAGAACGATAACTCGGGCGGCCAAGGCCGAAGCCGCAATCTTTCCGCCCAGGCGGTTCTTTCAGCTGACGCCCCGCAATCCCGCTCCAGCCAGGGCAGCTACGCACCTAACAGCGTGCGCCTCGATATTCGCGTTTGA
- a CDS encoding flagellar hook assembly protein FlgD gives MTTPVTNNTPNTSTSTSTSTSKTSARTSLANNFQTFLTLLTTQLKNQDPTSPMDSNQFTQQLVMYSQVEQQLSTNDKLDSLISLSTNQSSNLAMSYLGKSVTLTDGTGQLANGSAVWTYGLDGDAASTTLTIKDANGTVVYSKSGETGTGVHSLTWDGKAMSGDLQSNGLYTLTVSAAAKDGTAIKTSVASSAKVTGVDLSASSPQLVIGSFEVPLSSASLVTN, from the coding sequence ATGACCACTCCTGTCACGAACAACACACCGAACACCTCGACTTCGACCTCGACGAGCACGTCGAAAACGTCTGCCCGGACAAGCTTGGCGAATAACTTCCAAACCTTTCTCACACTGCTGACGACACAGCTGAAGAACCAGGATCCGACCTCTCCGATGGACTCGAACCAGTTCACGCAACAGCTCGTTATGTACAGCCAAGTCGAACAGCAGCTCAGCACGAATGATAAGCTCGATTCCTTGATTTCACTGTCGACCAACCAATCCAGCAATCTGGCGATGAGCTATCTCGGCAAATCCGTCACCCTGACCGACGGAACCGGCCAGCTAGCCAATGGCTCCGCGGTATGGACCTATGGGCTCGACGGGGACGCTGCCTCGACCACACTTACGATCAAAGATGCGAATGGCACTGTGGTCTATTCGAAATCCGGCGAAACAGGCACAGGCGTTCACAGTTTAACCTGGGACGGCAAAGCCATGTCGGGCGATCTCCAGTCCAACGGGCTCTACACGCTCACCGTCTCGGCAGCCGCCAAGGACGGAACGGCCATTAAAACCTCCGTGGCTTCTTCGGCCAAAGTTACAGGCGTCGACCTTTCCGCGTCGAGCCCGCAACTTGTCATTGGAAGCTTTGAAGTTCCGCTCTCCAGCGCTTCACTAGTTACGAACTAA
- a CDS encoding flagellar hook protein FlgE yields the protein MSLYGAMMTGVAGLSAYSNSLSVTSANIANVNTVGYKNATSNFNTLLASASSTNNSGSATVVSSSGQAVSEQGLLQPSSSTTDLAISGNGFFVVSSATDDSAARAYTRAGNFSPDDTGFLKNSAGMYLLGWQLDANGNVPSDRNNMTAINASSLTGKAEASTTASAQINLQKTTAVNAGAATYSVTGATPSSVASGAIKADFQRTINVYDSQGGQQPLQLSFVKTGANTWQYEVTYQGKASDLNAASALVGATPSLVQYGTVTFNSDGSLAGITSHDTTGALVTATTANPTFNINIPWSPATSGLQPQNISMNFGALGSATNLTQFDNASNMASSKVNGALFGSLTGVTIDKDGVITAQFSNGLSQKVYKIPLATFANPNGMTQISGNAFTTSVTSGSPTINEANLGGAGKIESKNLEQSTVDLATQFTDLITTQRAYSAASKIVTTASTMLDNLLQMGR from the coding sequence ATGTCTCTCTACGGTGCAATGATGACCGGAGTCGCAGGCCTGAGCGCTTATTCGAACTCCCTCAGCGTTACTTCCGCAAACATCGCGAACGTCAATACTGTCGGGTACAAAAACGCGACCAGCAATTTCAATACGCTTCTGGCCTCTGCCTCCAGCACAAACAATTCGGGCAGCGCCACGGTGGTCTCGAGTTCGGGACAGGCGGTCTCTGAACAAGGCCTGTTACAGCCCTCATCTTCGACGACCGACCTGGCGATCTCCGGCAACGGCTTTTTCGTTGTCAGCTCTGCGACCGACGATTCCGCGGCCCGCGCCTACACCCGCGCCGGTAACTTCTCACCGGACGATACGGGCTTCCTCAAGAATTCGGCCGGCATGTATCTGCTGGGTTGGCAGCTCGATGCGAACGGCAATGTGCCGTCCGACCGCAACAACATGACCGCGATCAACGCCAGTTCGCTTACCGGCAAGGCCGAAGCCTCTACCACCGCGAGCGCCCAAATCAACCTTCAGAAAACAACCGCCGTCAACGCCGGCGCCGCGACCTATTCTGTCACGGGCGCGACACCGTCCTCGGTTGCCAGCGGCGCCATTAAGGCCGACTTCCAGCGCACCATTAACGTCTATGATAGCCAGGGCGGCCAGCAGCCCCTGCAGCTCAGCTTCGTCAAGACCGGGGCCAATACCTGGCAGTACGAAGTTACCTATCAGGGCAAGGCCAGCGATCTGAATGCTGCTTCGGCCTTGGTCGGCGCAACTCCCAGTCTGGTGCAGTATGGCACCGTGACCTTCAACTCGGACGGCAGCCTCGCCGGCATCACCTCGCACGACACCACGGGCGCGCTCGTGACGGCAACCACAGCCAATCCGACCTTCAACATCAATATCCCATGGAGCCCCGCGACATCGGGTCTGCAGCCGCAAAACATCAGCATGAACTTCGGCGCGCTGGGCAGTGCCACTAATCTCACCCAATTCGACAATGCCTCAAACATGGCGTCGTCGAAGGTCAATGGCGCGCTGTTCGGCTCTCTAACCGGCGTGACTATCGACAAAGACGGTGTCATTACGGCACAGTTCTCCAACGGCTTGTCACAGAAGGTGTACAAGATTCCGCTGGCGACCTTCGCCAACCCGAATGGCATGACTCAGATCTCGGGCAATGCCTTCACAACTTCGGTTACTTCGGGTTCGCCCACAATAAACGAAGCAAATCTGGGCGGTGCCGGAAAAATCGAGTCGAAGAACCTCGAACAATCGACGGTCGATCTCGCCACGCAATTTACCGATTTGATCACCACGCAGCGTGCTTATTCGGCTGCATCCAAGATCGTCACCACAGCTTCCACGATGCTGGACAACCTCCTGCAAATGGGACGTTAA
- a CDS encoding DUF1153 domain-containing protein — MGEDRRGRASYVIGPDGSPLTMADLPPPNTKRWVIRRKAEVVAAVRGGLLSLDEACRRYTLTVEEFLAWQRAIDRFGMPGLRATRVQQYRN; from the coding sequence ATGGGTGAAGACCGCAGGGGACGCGCGAGTTACGTCATCGGGCCGGATGGCAGCCCGTTGACCATGGCCGATTTGCCGCCGCCCAACACCAAGCGCTGGGTAATCCGCCGGAAGGCAGAAGTCGTGGCCGCCGTACGCGGCGGGCTGCTGAGCCTCGACGAAGCTTGCCGCCGCTACACCCTGACCGTGGAAGAATTTCTCGCTTGGCAGCGCGCGATCGACCGCTTCGGCATGCCTGGGCTGCGTGCGACACGCGTTCAGCAGTACCGGAACTAG
- the fliF gene encoding flagellar basal-body MS-ring/collar protein FliF: MPDFIKAIGAARFGVMAGVAAALTAFFLYTAGVLSTPPKSILFSGLEQREASAVAAKLDAMNVPYELKGDGGTIMVPGDQVTKLRMELAQENLPSAGVGYEIFDKSDAFGTTAFVQNINRLRAIEGELARSIATIEGVESTRVHLVVPERQIFQRDQQNPSGSVVLKTKGTLGKGQVQAIQHLVAAAVAGLTPDHVAIVDDKGNLLAGGTDNGDNATALGQEQHTTDFEERIRQRVESMVASVVGHGHVRAQVTANLDYNRVNETSETFDPDSKVVRSTNTIEHNATDTNGAAPVSVANSLPGQQQAGADSTKSSSGSTEEITNYEISKTVKTSVVDQGVVKKLSVAVVVDGEDKAGKYTPRTAEEMKQIEALVKSAIGFDQARGDAVQVVNMPFARVDTTLGTPATQPMLGLDSSAWFKIIEAGIFSITALLIGLFVLRPLTKRMFAPLSSTTITTTTTALPAQAAAAGELPAPSGETPALTPNKVENMIDIQRIEGQVRESSVKKVGEVVSSHPEEALAILRSWLHQPV; this comes from the coding sequence TTGCCGGATTTCATCAAAGCAATCGGAGCTGCACGCTTTGGCGTGATGGCAGGCGTCGCAGCCGCCCTCACGGCCTTCTTCCTTTATACGGCGGGCGTTCTTTCCACGCCGCCCAAATCTATCCTGTTTTCCGGCCTCGAGCAGCGGGAAGCCTCCGCAGTCGCCGCCAAGCTTGATGCCATGAACGTCCCCTACGAGTTGAAAGGTGACGGCGGTACAATCATGGTGCCCGGCGACCAAGTGACCAAGCTCCGCATGGAGCTGGCGCAAGAAAACCTTCCTTCGGCCGGCGTCGGCTATGAAATCTTCGACAAGTCGGATGCTTTCGGCACCACGGCCTTTGTCCAGAACATCAATCGCCTGCGCGCCATCGAAGGTGAGCTAGCGCGCTCCATTGCCACTATTGAGGGCGTTGAATCCACCCGCGTGCATCTCGTCGTGCCGGAGCGCCAGATTTTCCAGCGCGATCAGCAAAATCCTTCCGGCTCAGTGGTGCTGAAAACCAAAGGCACGCTGGGCAAAGGTCAGGTGCAGGCCATCCAGCATTTGGTCGCTGCCGCCGTGGCCGGCCTCACCCCGGATCATGTCGCCATCGTCGACGATAAGGGCAACCTCCTCGCCGGCGGAACGGATAATGGCGATAATGCCACGGCATTAGGCCAAGAACAGCATACTACAGATTTCGAAGAGCGCATCCGGCAGCGCGTGGAATCGATGGTCGCCAGCGTTGTGGGCCATGGCCATGTCCGCGCCCAGGTGACCGCCAATCTCGACTACAATCGCGTCAACGAGACCAGCGAAACCTTCGACCCCGATTCCAAGGTCGTGCGCTCCACCAACACGATCGAACACAACGCCACAGATACAAATGGCGCTGCGCCCGTGTCCGTCGCCAATTCGCTGCCCGGCCAACAACAGGCTGGCGCCGATTCCACGAAATCGAGCTCAGGCAGCACCGAGGAAATCACCAATTACGAGATTTCCAAGACGGTAAAGACCTCCGTGGTCGATCAAGGCGTGGTGAAAAAGCTCTCTGTCGCCGTCGTGGTCGATGGCGAGGACAAAGCGGGCAAGTATACGCCCCGCACCGCCGAAGAAATGAAGCAGATCGAAGCGCTGGTGAAATCCGCCATTGGCTTTGACCAAGCCCGCGGCGACGCGGTGCAGGTCGTCAACATGCCTTTCGCCCGCGTCGACACGACGCTTGGTACACCTGCCACCCAACCCATGCTGGGCTTGGATAGCTCGGCTTGGTTCAAGATCATTGAGGCGGGGATTTTCTCCATCACCGCGCTGCTGATCGGCCTTTTCGTGCTGCGCCCCTTGACCAAGCGGATGTTCGCGCCGCTCTCATCTACCACAATCACGACGACGACCACCGCCTTGCCCGCGCAGGCCGCTGCTGCAGGCGAATTGCCCGCCCCCAGCGGCGAAACGCCCGCCCTCACGCCGAACAAGGTCGAGAACATGATCGATATTCAGCGCATCGAAGGCCAAGTGCGCGAATCCTCGGTCAAGAAAGTAGGCGAAGTCGTCAGTTCCCATCCCGAAGAAGCGCTGGCCATCCTGCGCTCCTGGCTGCATCAACCGGTGTAA